The segment AATATTTTTACGCTGATTTACCGAAAAATTATCAAATTTCTCAGTATGATCTTCCCATCGTTGAACACGGTTTTTTAGAAATAGAATTAGTGGATAAAAAGACTAAAGAAGTAACCCGTAAAACCATTGGCATTACTCGCTTACACATGGAAGAAGATGCGGGAAAATTAGTTCATGCGGGTAGCGATCGCTTAGCCGGATCAACCCACTCTCTCGTTGATTTTAATCGGACGGGGGTTCCTTTGCTCGAAATCGTCTCAGAACCCGATTTGCGATCGGGACAAGAGGCTGCCGAATATGCCCAAGAATTGCGTCGTTTAGTGCGTTATCTAGGCATTAGTGATGGCAATATGCAAGAAGGATCATTGCGCTGTGATGTCAATATTTCTATCCGTCCGGTGGGACAAAAAGAATTTGGGACTAAAGTAGAAATTAAAAATATGAACTCCTTTAGTGCCATTCAAAAAGCCATTGAATACGAAATTGAACGGCAAATAGAAGCCCTAGAAAATAACGAACCGATCTATCAAGAAACCCGTCTTTGGGAAGAGAAAACTCAATGTACCGTTAGTATGCGGAAAAAGGAAGGATCAAGTGACTATCGTTATTTTCCTGAACCCGATCTTCCCCCCCTAGAAGTCTCTCCCGAACAGTTAGAACATTGGAAGCATCAACTTCCCGAATTACCTGCTCAAAAACGCAGTCGTTATGAAGCAGAATTTGGACTTTCGGCCTATGATGCGAGGGTATTAACCGATGATCGAGATGTAGCGAATTATTACGAAGCAGCAGTGGCGGCGGGGGCTGATGCTAAATTAGTGGCTAATTGGGTAACACAAGATATTGCAGCTTATTTGAATAATAATAAGTTAGCCATTGCTGAAATTGTTTTAACCCCTCAAAGTTTAGGCGAGTTAGTCCAATTAATTGAAACGGGAACCATTAGCGGTAAAATTGCCAAGGAAATTCTTCCTGAATTGTTAGAAAAAGGGGGTTCACCTAAAGAACTGGTTGCCAAGAAAGGGATGACCCAAATTTCTGATCTAGGCGAATTGGAAAAAATCATTGATGAAATCATTGCCGCTAACCCGAAAGAACTCGAAAAATTCCGCAGTGGAAAAACCAATTTAAAAGGGTTCTTTGTGGGACAAGTGATGAAGCAAACTGGAGGACGCGCTGATCCCAAATTAACAAACCAATTAGTTGATCAAAAACTCCAAGGTTAACCTAGCTAGGGTGGGCTTTGCCCACCAACTCCTTAGAATTATTCAAGGAATAAATGATGAAATATCAAGCCAAAATCATCACCCTGTGGGCAACTTTTCTATTAGGAACCCTCTTTCATACCCAACTAGGATTAATGCCCCTTTTTCACGGACAAGACATAGCTCATTCCCATGGAGAAAGCGATATAAGCTGGATTTTGTGGTTAATGTTACTCTTTTTTATCGTGCCAATTTTTGCGATGATTGGGACAATATTCACTCAATCAAAACGTTTTCGGATAGGGCATTTTGGCTTAACGATTATTTACTCAGTTTTAAATTTTATTCATATAACTGCTGACTTATTGGTTAGTCCTATTGCTTGGTATCAAATTACTTTAATGATTATCCTGTTCTTGATTGGATTATTATTAAACTTAGTCGCATTTGGCTGGATGAAATATCAAGCTTCATAGGACAAGTCCCCTGAGTTTCTCTTATCATCTTTTGTCCAAGTGCAAGGTACACCTAAGTTGATTGACCATTGGTGATTGCTACAGTTATTAAGCTGTAACTTTGATAGAAATCGCAATGGATTCTTTTTGCAGGGGCAAAGACGAATTGTTTTGACGAGCCGAAATCTGATTGAGATTCGGAACCGTTTCATGACAACAAGGACAATACCAATAGATTTCATTCTGATTGATATGACGGAGAATTTTACCGGAACAAATTGGACAATAATTCATGTCACTTGAGCAAAAAATATCTTAATAAAAAATTATTTATGTAACTTAACTATATCATTGATTACTTTTGAAAATCAAAAAACCACACAAAAGTTTAAGATATTTTGATAAAGCAATAAACTCCATAAAAGTCCCTCAAAAGACAAATAATTCTCTCAAAATAAAGAGAATCTGTAATCCTTTTGTTTATTTAAGTTTTCATAACTTAACCTTAAATGTTGTCTAAATACCTCCTTAGCAATTGTGGAGATTTATTTACTTTTAGTTGGGACTCTAATCTTAGAATTACTATTACTTGTTGGGTCAAACTCAGACAAAGACCAAGATATTCTCCTATTCTAGATTAAATAACGATTAACTCATGAAATTAGTGTTGTAAAATGGCCTATGTATTGTCAGACACATACGCACTTCTATGATAAATACAATTTAGATACAATAGAAGTAGCCATTAATACAAAATCATGACTTTATCGAAAAATAATCTAGAATCTTCTCTAACTGAAGACTTAGGGGAATTAATCAAAAACTTGCCAGAACATCGATATGGAGACTTGATCCAGCGAGGATTATCGGTTTTACTTAGAATTGCTGGAGACGATATTGACCGTCTCGACTGGAAAATCTTAACCACGGCCTTAGAAGACCTAGAACAAGGGTTTCAAACCTTTTATCCCTATCGTCACGTCCGTAAAGTGACTATTTTTGGGTCATCCCGTCTTTCTCCTCAAAGTTCAGAATACCGTCTTGCTGTTGAATTTGCTCGATACATCACCCAGTTTGGTTTTATGGTTCTCACGGGTGCAGGAGGAGGTATCATGCAAGCTGGAAACGAAGGAGCAGGACGAGAACATTCCTTTGGACTGAATATTCAATTGCCTTTTGAGCAAAGCAGCAACCCCTTTATTGCTGGTGATCCCAAATTAATCAATTTTAAATACTTTTTTACCCGCAAATTGTTTTTCTTGCGAGAAAGTGACGCAGTAGCTTTATTTCCAGGGGGGTTTGGAACCCAAGACGAAGCATTTGAAACCCTGACCCTTTGTCAAACAGGAAGGTACGGACCGTCCCCCTTGGTGTTAATTGATGAACCCGGGGGAGACTACTGGAAAAGTTGGAATGACCACAATTATCACAATTTATTATCACGGGGATTAATTAGTGAAGAAGATTTTAGTCTTTATACCATTACCGATAGTTTAGCCCAAGCTTGTAATGTCATTCGCAATTTCTACTGTGTTTATCATTCGAGTCGCTATGTGGGGGATTTATTTGTGATGCGTCTCAATTCTGAACTATCTGATGAACAAGTAGAACAACTTAATGAGGAATATTCCGATATTCTGATCAAGGGAAAAATTCAAAAAAGTGGCGTATTACCCCGCGAAAAAGGTGACGGAACAGAAGCTTTACCCCGTCTGGTTTTACACTTTAATCAACGAAATTTAGGACGACTCTATCAAATGATTAATCAAATCAATCAGTTTGGTACTTGTCTTCTCGTTGAACCTCACCCAGAATGGAAATAATCATGATTAAAGCGATAACAAGGAAGAGTTATCTTTGTCTTGATTGATGATATATTATCCATTATTCATTATCGATTAATTTAGATGATGTACAGTTTACTAGGCTTTCAGTTTCAATCTCCGGGTCCAATCTTCTTTGAAATCGGACCTTTGGTGATTCGTTGGTATGGGTTATTAATTTCGGCTGCGGTATTAATTGGTGTTACCCTCTCTCAATGGTTAGCCAAAAAACGCAATGTTAATCCTGATTTAATTGCTGATTTAACGATCTGGTTAGTCATTGCGGCTATTCCTTCGGCAAGGCTGTATTATGTCTTGTTTGAGTGGCAACAGTATAGTCAAAATCCAGGGGATATTATTGCTATTTGGAAGGGGGGAATCGCCATTCATGGAGCTATTTTAGGAGGGACATTAGCAGCAATTATTTTTGCTCGTCTTAATCAGGTTTCTGTCTGGCAATTAACGGATTTAATTGTGCCTTCTTTAGCGTTAGGACAAGGGATTGGACGGTGGGGTAACTTCTTCAATTCAGAAGCCTTCGGTGCACCGACTAATTTACCTTGGAAACTCTATATCCCTGTTAGTCGTCGCCCCTTAGAATACGTCAATCAAGAATATTTTCATCCCACTTTTTTATATGAATCTATCTGGAATATCTTAGTATTTATTATCTTGATTAGTCTATTTTTGTGGGGTTTAAAACAATCTAATCGTCTCAGAGTAGGCAGTCTATCTTTGATTTATTTAATTGCCTATAGCTCTGGACGATTTTGGATAGAAGGGTTGCGGACTGATAGCTTAATGTTAGGTCCTTTGAGAATTGCACAGGTCATTAGTTTGGTGATGATAACTTTAGGAATTGGCGGATTAATTTGGCTTTATCGCGTTAAACGTCCTTTACCTGATGTTCCATTTAGTAGTTAATAGTGAATAGTTAGAGACTGTTTGTAAAGTCAATCTTAGGATAATTTTAGATTAGGGTGCTAAGCTAAACATCTTCATCTTAGTAGAGGTCAACGGCCGTTGACCCCTAAACCATTGTTATCTGTAGTCAGATTTTGAAGAATTGGTATTAGATAGCTACAATCTTGGCTATAACTGGGATTTCACAATCCCTCGTAACGCACCAAATTCATTTCTTCCCAACTAAGTTAACTGCTTATAAAGATTACTTGCTATCCTATAGAGAAGAGATTACCATAATCTCCATAACCGACAATTCTTGGCTGTCTAAAGACATTTTACGAGGAAGTTATGAAACCCGTTGATTTTCTACTGATTATTCATCCAGCAATTGCCGTTGTTTTTGTTTTTCCCTTGATTGGTATTGTCTCTTATTTTGCTTGGCAAACTCGTCAAAGACGTTTAGAAAGTGCTAACGGGAATAAAACTAAAATTCCCCCAATTGTAGGACGAGAGCACGTTTTAATCGGACGTTGGTTATCGAGTGCTGTAGTCGGTGTTACTTTATTAGGATTAGCTCGTCCCATTAGCGAAAATATCATCACGAAGCAGCTTATTTCAACTAATTTGTTCTCAGTCATTTTTATTGTGTTTATGTTCGCTTTAACCATCGCTTCCTTGGTGATTCTTCTTCGCAGTAGACAGAAACATTGGCGAGGAATTTTTGCTACCTTAACGGGAATAGGAATTGTCGTTTTAGGTTTTCAAGAAGGAGTATTTAGACGGGATAATGAATGGTATGTATCCCACTTTTATTTTGGGATTTTAGCCGCTTTACTGATGACTTTTTCCCTAGCCGTTATCGAGGATATCTACCAAGATAAGTCTAACCGTTGGCGCAACCTTCATATTATTCTAAATTGTGTTGCTTTGTTACTCTTTATGGGACAAGGAATGACCGGAACTAGAGATTTATTAGAAATTGGCAAATATAAATTAGGGGGATAATCCCTCTTAATGAAGTCAGAAGTCAGTAGGGGCTTATTATTAAGCCCCTACAAATTAATCAGAACTTGCCCTATCCTGAATGATTAATTTTATCTATAGCACTACGCATTTTGGTTAGGACATTCGTTATCCCTCAAACCTTATCATGTAGGGGTTAACGGCCGTTGACCCCTACTTAAACTTTTCGGGTAATGCTATATTGACCTACATTGCTAAACACTCAACTAACCGCTTCAAACGGCGATAACGATCAGAATAACTCCGCATTACTTCTATAGCAAACATCGGAGTTTCTTGAATGGCAAAGAGAAAACTTTTACGATCTAAACAAGCCAATGTACACTCAGTTTTGGCTATAGCAGTGGAGGTTCTTAGGTGATCTAAATGAACTAAAGCCCCTTGTCCAAAAATATCACCTTCGTGAACTGTTTCGATGACTTTACCATCGATACACATTTCCACTTCCCCTTCAATGACACCATACATGATATGTCCTTCTTCTCCTTCACGGAAAATAACCTCTTCGGGGGCATAGGTTTGTTCGGGTTGGGATTTAAACAGTTTAACAGTTTCGACGGGATTAATCATTACTTTGACCTTAATCAAGAGAGTCAATTGGGAGTCAAACCGAACAATCTGCGATCGCAAATTCTGGTTTTTTGTTCTCCATACTAATCTATTTCACGACACAATATTATTATCCTTGAACTATCCTGTCTTGTGTCTTGACTGTATACTAAATCACCAACTTAAATCGTGCACTCCCCACATCCACCTACTTGAGGGAGTCAAAACGGGCAATCATCCTCATTATCTAACTGTACATCCCATTTAGCGGCTAATACTTGAGTTACCATTGCCTCTAAGGCCGCCGCATCCAGATTAGAATTAAGATCGGGGGCTTGAGTTGAATGGGTAATAGGAATCAACCTAAGACAACGATGATCTTGGATCAGATCAAAATAGGTTTCTTGGGTTGGAGAACGATGCAATTGTAAATAATCAAAACTCTGGATATTAAGATAAATAGAGCGATTAGCAATAATCGTCGCCTGTTGGGGGTCGTTAAAGACTTCAACGATCCAACCTTCCCCTTCGCTTTGTACCTCTTCATCAATGGTATGAATATAACGAACACGGCCTAAATCGTTGAGGATTCGCTTAATATCATCGTTATTGATAATAATACCAAAATCGATAATACAGGGAGGGGGTAATGGGTGCGAGGTATGGTCATGACTCATGGGAAATGCCTTTAAACACGACGATAGATCCAGCAAGAGTGGTAGATTCTGGGTAAGTAACTTAACAACCTGAACTCGGCATTATGATTGTTTTAATGGGAAAATCCCCGAATATAGACTCTGTGATTGTGCCTATTCATCTGTAGAAATTCCCCTATGTCGAACCCAGGTTCGCAGTAAGTGTATTTAGTCTTACCATTCGATCTTAACCCAAGATCCCGTGACCATTCCTTAAACTTTGGATCAAAAATTAATGCCGTCAAAAATTATTCAACAATTTGTCTATCAGGGTCAATCCTTGTTAGGCGCGATCGCCTTTTATACCATTATTCCCCTGCCTCACACTTGGCCGTTACGATTCCAACAACTGGCGCGTTGGGCTCCTTTACTGGGAATCTTCCTAGGACTTGGGTTAGGATTCATCGATCTAAGCTTGAATTACCTCGGATTTCCCTTATTAATCCGTAGTGCGTTAATTATCAGTCTATGGTTAATGAGCACGGGAGGATTGCACCTAGATGGGGTCATTGATACCGCCGATGGGTTAGCGGTGAC is part of the Rippkaea orientalis PCC 8801 genome and harbors:
- the gatB gene encoding Asp-tRNA(Asn)/Glu-tRNA(Gln) amidotransferase subunit GatB, translated to MTTATPAKTKYEAIIGLETHCQLNTNSKIFCACSTNFDSPPNTNICPICLGYPGVLPVLNEEVLASAVKLGLAINGKIASYSKFDRKQYFYADLPKNYQISQYDLPIVEHGFLEIELVDKKTKEVTRKTIGITRLHMEEDAGKLVHAGSDRLAGSTHSLVDFNRTGVPLLEIVSEPDLRSGQEAAEYAQELRRLVRYLGISDGNMQEGSLRCDVNISIRPVGQKEFGTKVEIKNMNSFSAIQKAIEYEIERQIEALENNEPIYQETRLWEEKTQCTVSMRKKEGSSDYRYFPEPDLPPLEVSPEQLEHWKHQLPELPAQKRSRYEAEFGLSAYDARVLTDDRDVANYYEAAVAAGADAKLVANWVTQDIAAYLNNNKLAIAEIVLTPQSLGELVQLIETGTISGKIAKEILPELLEKGGSPKELVAKKGMTQISDLGELEKIIDEIIAANPKELEKFRSGKTNLKGFFVGQVMKQTGGRADPKLTNQLVDQKLQG
- the lgt gene encoding prolipoprotein diacylglyceryl transferase — protein: MMYSLLGFQFQSPGPIFFEIGPLVIRWYGLLISAAVLIGVTLSQWLAKKRNVNPDLIADLTIWLVIAAIPSARLYYVLFEWQQYSQNPGDIIAIWKGGIAIHGAILGGTLAAIIFARLNQVSVWQLTDLIVPSLALGQGIGRWGNFFNSEAFGAPTNLPWKLYIPVSRRPLEYVNQEYFHPTFLYESIWNILVFIILISLFLWGLKQSNRLRVGSLSLIYLIAYSSGRFWIEGLRTDSLMLGPLRIAQVISLVMITLGIGGLIWLYRVKRPLPDVPFSS
- a CDS encoding cyclic nucleotide-binding domain-containing protein — encoded protein: MINPVETVKLFKSQPEQTYAPEEVIFREGEEGHIMYGVIEGEVEMCIDGKVIETVHEGDIFGQGALVHLDHLRTSTAIAKTECTLACLDRKSFLFAIQETPMFAIEVMRSYSDRYRRLKRLVECLAM
- a CDS encoding DUF4079 domain-containing protein, translating into MKPVDFLLIIHPAIAVVFVFPLIGIVSYFAWQTRQRRLESANGNKTKIPPIVGREHVLIGRWLSSAVVGVTLLGLARPISENIITKQLISTNLFSVIFIVFMFALTIASLVILLRSRQKHWRGIFATLTGIGIVVLGFQEGVFRRDNEWYVSHFYFGILAALLMTFSLAVIEDIYQDKSNRWRNLHIILNCVALLLFMGQGMTGTRDLLEIGKYKLGG
- a CDS encoding LOG family protein, with product MTLSKNNLESSLTEDLGELIKNLPEHRYGDLIQRGLSVLLRIAGDDIDRLDWKILTTALEDLEQGFQTFYPYRHVRKVTIFGSSRLSPQSSEYRLAVEFARYITQFGFMVLTGAGGGIMQAGNEGAGREHSFGLNIQLPFEQSSNPFIAGDPKLINFKYFFTRKLFFLRESDAVALFPGGFGTQDEAFETLTLCQTGRYGPSPLVLIDEPGGDYWKSWNDHNYHNLLSRGLISEEDFSLYTITDSLAQACNVIRNFYCVYHSSRYVGDLFVMRLNSELSDEQVEQLNEEYSDILIKGKIQKSGVLPREKGDGTEALPRLVLHFNQRNLGRLYQMINQINQFGTCLLVEPHPEWK